A single region of the Brassica rapa cultivar Chiifu-401-42 chromosome A03, CAAS_Brap_v3.01, whole genome shotgun sequence genome encodes:
- the LOC117132565 gene encoding cytochrome b5-like yields MASDKVFTFDEVSQHNKRDDCWLIISGKVYDVTPFMDVHPGGDDVLFAVAGKDATIDFEDVGHSEDARELMKEYYIGGIDSSTTVPAARTYVAPVQPTFNQDKTPRFIIKILQFLLPILILGLALFVRQYTKKE; encoded by the exons ATGGCTTCAGACAAGGTCTTTACTTTCGATGAAGTTTCACAGCACAACAAACGCGATGATTGTTGGCTTATTATCTCGGGCAAA GTGTATGATGTGACCCCATTCATGGATGTTCATCCTGGAGGCGATGATGTCTTGTTTGCCGTAGCAG GGAAAGATGCTACTATTGACTTTGAAGACGTTGGTCACAGCGAGGACGCAAGAGAACTTATGAAGGAGTACTACATTGGTGGGATCGACTCGTCTACTACTGTTCCAGCTGCAAGGACATACGTTGCACCGGTGCAACCCACTTTCAACCAAGACAAGACACCACGATTCATCATCAAGATTCTTCAGTTCCTTCTTCCAATCTTGATCTTGGGTCTCGCTCTCTTTGTCCGTCAATATACCAAGAAAGAGTAG